In Phenylobacterium zucineum HLK1, one DNA window encodes the following:
- a CDS encoding DUF4112 domain-containing protein, whose amino-acid sequence MDRDRAHTAWSRAERIRRLSDGIVRVGPLGLGIDGVLAWVPVAGTAYSVGAAALLISEALQAGASRGTLAKMGLYLGLDSVSSGVPIAGWAVDTLFPGHAMAARALQKDIERRHGRPAPLDDEEARARRARPVGAKTAG is encoded by the coding sequence ATGGACCGTGACCGCGCCCACACCGCCTGGAGCCGAGCCGAGCGCATCCGCCGGCTCTCGGACGGGATCGTGCGCGTGGGGCCGCTGGGCCTGGGGATCGACGGCGTCCTCGCCTGGGTGCCCGTCGCCGGGACCGCCTATTCGGTGGGCGCGGCCGCGCTGCTCATCTCGGAGGCGCTGCAGGCGGGCGCTTCGCGCGGAACCCTGGCCAAGATGGGGCTCTACCTCGGGCTCGACAGCGTCAGCTCGGGCGTGCCGATCGCCGGTTGGGCGGTGGACACGCTGTTTCCCGGCCACGCCATGGCGGCCCGCGCGCTGCAGAAGGACATCGAGCGCCGGCACGGCAGACCCGCCCCGCTGGACGACGAGGAGGCCCGCGCCCGCCGCGCCAGGCCGGTGGGCGCCAAGACCGCCGGCTGA